AAAGATAAAAAACTGCTTGACAGTATTTATTTTGATAACGAAGGGATTAAAGATTTTTCTAAAAAAGGACTCCAAGCTTACCTCGATAATAGAAAAAATAATTATTTCAACTCGGTGAAAAATGACAGCAAAGATTTGCTTTCCGATATTTCCGGACAGAAATGGTATACAAGTTCCCATATGAATTTAGTTTCCAATGATAACGGTTATATGCATATTGAATACGTATGGAGCTCCTATGAAGGCGGAGCTCATGATAATTACGGGTTTTCGGAAAGAGTTTTTGATCTTACAAACAATAGAAAACTGGAACTCTCGGATATTACTTCAATGCCTAAAGCCAAGATTGAAGTCATGTTGATGAAGAATGTTAATCGAATTAACAGCGGAACAACAGACGGTGAAGGGCAGGTGAAAAATTCAGAAATGCTGCTGGTAGAGACCATTCCTGCTACCAATAATTTCTACTTCGACCAAAAGAACCTGTACTTTCACTACAGTCCGTATGAAATTACAGCGTTTGCAGCCGGAGACATTGTAATTCCTGTTTCCTGGACAGAGCTGAAGGGAACATTGAATACAAAATTTAAAGAAAGAATGAAAATAAACTAAATTAATGCTTCCACATCAGGAAGCATTTTCTATTTTTGCGGTAATGGAAAAAGTAGCTTTTATCATTAATCCCTTTTCGGCCAAAAAAAATTATCAGCCATTTCTTGACGAACTCAAAAAAAAGGTGGATAGTCCGCTATATTATGTCTCGGAATCTATTTCGGGAACGGATGATTTTATCCGGGAAAATTTTGATAATGTTGATATTTTTGTGGCTATAGGCGGGGACGGAACTATTTCTACGGTGGCAAGAAACCTCATCAATACAGATAAAATCTTAGCTATTTTCCCTGCAGGATCAGGAAACGGTTTCTCCAATGAAACTAAATTCAGTAAAAACCTGGATGAACTTATAGATAAAATCAAGGCCGAAAAATCCAGAAAGATAGATACGTTTTTAGTAAATGATAGACTCTCCATCAATGTTTCAGGAACAGGATTTGACGGAAAAGTGGTGAAGGAATTTGAAAAAACAAGCCGTGGATTCAAAAACTACATTAAAGTTTCCCTGAAAACATTCTTCAATTATAAACCCATTAAAGTCAAATTTACAGACGAAGCTTATCAGCAGTATAATGGAAGATACCTGATGCTGAATATTGCCAACACCCGACAGTTTGGAAATAATGCCTACATTGCTCCGAATGCAAGCAAAAGTGACGGATTGGTAGATATGGTTCTTGTGAAGAAATTTCCACTGACGTATTCCGCTCTTTTCGCATTCCGAATGTTTACCAAAAGACTCAAAGATGACGAATATGTCACCTATCTTCCTGTTTCAGAGATCTCTTTTAAAGTAAATACGAAAAACTGGCATCTTGACGGTGAATTTAATAAGATAAAATCACCAATCCATGTTAAGGTTTTACCTGCTAGTCTGAATATTCTCGTTTAAATTCCTTCATTAAAATAGTGAAGTGATAAAATCTTAAAATTACATCTCCAGCTTCTTCTCAATCTCAGCCGGATTGTCCAAAGAATACTGTAACTGCTTTTTATCTAATTGCTTTTCCCAATTTGCTACAACCACCGTAGCCACAGAATTTCCAATTACGTTGGTCAATGCCCTGCATTCACTCATGAATTTGTCGATGCCTAGGATTAAAGTTAATCCTGCGACTGGGATCTCCGGCACTACAGCTAATGTTGCCGCTAACGTCACAAAACCTGCTCCCGTAACGCCTGCTGCCCCTTTTGAGCTTAACATGGCAACTAAAAGAAGCATCAGCTGTTTTTCCAGTGACAGATCAATAT
The Chryseobacterium sp. W4I1 DNA segment above includes these coding regions:
- a CDS encoding RsiV family protein, with the protein product MKNTFAVLAVSSFLAFSACKKSDHTVVSSDKTGTAETEKFVVDSVIVSDSSKIGDSLTIAFTNKLLVFPTLKDKKLLDSIYFDNEGIKDFSKKGLQAYLDNRKNNYFNSVKNDSKDLLSDISGQKWYTSSHMNLVSNDNGYMHIEYVWSSYEGGAHDNYGFSERVFDLTNNRKLELSDITSMPKAKIEVMLMKNVNRINSGTTDGEGQVKNSEMLLVETIPATNNFYFDQKNLYFHYSPYEITAFAAGDIVIPVSWTELKGTLNTKFKERMKIN
- a CDS encoding diacylglycerol kinase family protein, which translates into the protein MEKVAFIINPFSAKKNYQPFLDELKKKVDSPLYYVSESISGTDDFIRENFDNVDIFVAIGGDGTISTVARNLINTDKILAIFPAGSGNGFSNETKFSKNLDELIDKIKAEKSRKIDTFLVNDRLSINVSGTGFDGKVVKEFEKTSRGFKNYIKVSLKTFFNYKPIKVKFTDEAYQQYNGRYLMLNIANTRQFGNNAYIAPNASKSDGLVDMVLVKKFPLTYSALFAFRMFTKRLKDDEYVTYLPVSEISFKVNTKNWHLDGEFNKIKSPIHVKVLPASLNILV